In Clostridium sp. DL-VIII, the following proteins share a genomic window:
- a CDS encoding FAD-dependent oxidoreductase: MKVIVIGCTHAGTAAIVNLKELHPDSEIVVYERNDNISFLSCGIALSVGGIVTETEKLFYNSPENLSSMGVVTKMKHDVLDIDFDNKKLKVKNLETDEVFEDNYDKLVLTLGSWPIVPKFEGGNLENILLCKNYNHAKEIESRRSNAKNVVIIGAGYIGVELAEAFRIQEKNVTLIDAEKRIMSKYLDKEITDIAEKEFEEKGINLVLGEKVKLFKGKDNKVTHVVTENNEYEADLVILCIGFAPSTVLVKGKLKTLDNGAIVIDEYMQTSREDVFAAGDCCVVKFNPADDTRYIPLATNAVRMGTLIAYNIIKPTLRYMGTQGTSGIKIYEKCIASTGLTEEVAKNTTSLNVDSVTVTDNYRPEFMPTFEEAMLKLIYDRDNRKILGGQIVSNLDLTQFMNTLSVVIQNRMTVEELAMTDFFFQPHFNKPWSLLNIAALQALKKLQ, translated from the coding sequence ATGAAAGTCATCGTAATTGGCTGTACTCATGCAGGAACAGCTGCCATAGTTAATTTAAAAGAACTTCACCCTGATAGTGAAATTGTAGTTTATGAAAGAAATGATAATATATCGTTTTTATCTTGTGGTATAGCTTTAAGTGTTGGAGGAATAGTTACAGAAACTGAAAAGTTATTTTATAATTCTCCAGAGAACTTAAGTTCTATGGGAGTTGTAACTAAAATGAAACATGATGTTTTGGACATTGACTTTGATAATAAAAAACTTAAAGTTAAAAATTTAGAAACTGATGAAGTTTTTGAAGATAATTATGATAAATTGGTGTTAACATTAGGATCATGGCCAATAGTACCTAAATTTGAAGGCGGAAATTTGGAAAATATACTTTTGTGTAAAAATTATAATCATGCAAAGGAAATAGAATCTAGACGAAGTAATGCAAAGAATGTAGTGATAATTGGAGCAGGTTATATTGGCGTTGAACTTGCAGAAGCTTTTAGAATACAGGAGAAAAATGTAACTCTAATAGATGCAGAAAAGAGGATAATGTCAAAATATCTAGATAAAGAAATTACAGATATTGCGGAAAAGGAGTTTGAAGAAAAAGGAATAAACTTAGTTCTAGGTGAGAAAGTAAAATTGTTCAAAGGGAAAGATAACAAGGTAACTCATGTGGTAACTGAAAATAATGAATACGAAGCAGATTTAGTTATATTATGCATTGGTTTTGCACCAAGTACTGTTCTTGTAAAAGGAAAGCTTAAAACATTAGATAATGGTGCAATAGTGATTGATGAATATATGCAAACAAGCAGAGAAGATGTATTTGCAGCAGGAGATTGCTGTGTTGTTAAGTTCAATCCAGCTGATGATACAAGATATATACCTTTAGCTACTAATGCAGTTAGAATGGGGACCTTAATCGCATATAATATAATTAAACCAACATTAAGATACATGGGAACACAAGGTACTTCTGGGATTAAGATATATGAAAAATGTATAGCATCAACAGGCCTCACAGAAGAGGTAGCAAAAAATACTACATCATTAAATGTGGATTCTGTTACTGTGACTGATAATTACAGACCAGAGTTTATGCCAACTTTTGAAGAAGCAATGTTAAAGCTTATATATGATAGGGATAATAGAAAAATATTGGGTGGTCAAATAGTTTCTAATTTAGATTTAACACAGTTTATGAACACACTATCAGTAGTGATTCAGAATAGGATGACAGTAGAAGAACTCGCTATGACAGACTTCTTTTTCCAGCCAC